The sequence CAATAATCATATAGGGCTGCTGAATCCCGAACGGTTTTCCCTGCCCTGTTGGCCCTAAAGTCGTTGTGGCGGCATCGGTAGCGATGGTTGCTCCAGTTGTAGGGCTGGCTCCATATTCAAGATCACCCGCATTCTTGGCCCAATAAGCATCTTTGGGGGAAGACTGAGCTGCTGCTTGTCCACTTACTTTCACTTTTGCTGTGGCAGCATGGGTATGGGATGGCATATTATCAGGAGTAAGCGTTACGGTATCGCTACCCAAACTCATTCCAATGGGATATTGCCCAAGTGCACCAATGGGGGTACGGCCCTTTAGATTGGGAAGATTGAAGGTTGAGACACCGTCTCCGCCATATATCGTGCCAATGATACTAAAAAGGGCTTGATAATCCCGAATTTGAAGGGTGCGCCCATCACACCACATCCAGTTTTTTGGTTCATAGCTGCCGGCAAACATCCGGATTTCGCCAATGTATTCTTCCATAATGGTAAATTGCTAACAAGGTTAATTGAAAAGAAAGACCAACTTAAGAGCGTGGAGGATAGATACCCTTAAGGGCAATGATGAAACAGACCGATAAAGAGGGAATCATGTTGTTCACAGGTTTTTTCCCGCCTTCAGTACTGACGTCAACCGTGGTCGCATTGGCTCCCAGATAGTCTGCGGCATCTCTGGTCATTGCATAGCAATTGTCGTTTTTGGAAAAACTGGCGTTTCCCGGATAGGCTTTGTCGGGCATTTGTGTTAACGTTCCTCCAGCGGTGTCTTTGCATTTCACCCCGATTGTTCCATTTGTTGGAGCATTTGGTGCGGCAGCCAATAATGGTGGGGTTTGGCTTTCAACTGGATGGGTATGGAGCGGAACATGGCTGTTATTAAAGGCAATGGAGGCATCACCTTTTGCTTCAGCTCTTTGATGTCCATTGCCGATGTGCATTGGCGCACGTCCGCGAAGGTCTGGTAATGCAAAGTCTGTTGTCCCATCTCCACCAAAGGCATTGCCCAGAAGTGAGAATAGGGCTTGATTTTGCCGGATAGGCAGTTTTCGCCCGTCGCATATTGCCCAGCCTTCTGGAGCAAAATTCCCTGCGAACATGCGTATTTCACCTAATAGAGGTTCCATAGGATTACGTTAGTTAGTTTGGTTAATAGATCCACATCTCCATCTGAAGACGTGGCGTGAAGGGTGATCTATTTTATTTGTAGTGGATGGGTATCTATGTGTTTATAGTAATTTACACTTGCAAGAGTACACTACAACAGCAGATATGCGTTGCATTGCTTATAAAATACTCGTAAACAAAGCGCTATTAGAATAACGCCTATTCAGTAAAAAATTATGGATCAAAAAAACCAATAACAGAGAATAGAAGGTGGTGGAGGTGTGCTACTGGTCGCTTTTTCTCGTAGGGTAAACTGAAAATACGCCCGACGACCGCCCTTAGCCTTGTCCAAAAGTCCTTTTTTACTTGTCCAAAAGTGTCAAAAACAAAAAAGACTTTTTTATTTTCCTTTTTTTGCCCCGTTTCTCACATCAAACCTCGGAGGGGCTAATCCCAAAATGACTCTTAAACGCTTTTGAGAAGCCAGCATGACTCTGGTAGCCCACTGCAAACGTAACTTGTACGACGGGTACACCTGCCTTCAGCAACTTCATGGCCTGCTCCATTCTTAAGCGAGTGATATACTGTTTTGGCGACGTGTGGATAAGGTTGCTCAACCGCCGGAACAAGACGCTTCTACTCATCCCCAAATGCTCGGCGATCGCATTGACATCTAAATCGGGTTGATCTAAATGACCGAGGACATAGGCATTAAAAGCTTCCAACATTGCGTCATCATGTCCATCTGTTGTAAATTTAGACGTGGCCTCTTCTTGAGAGGGCAAGATTTGATGGGTTTGGATATTAAGTGCAATTTCCGCTTGTAGCTGTAATAGGTTTTTTACTTGGAGCGCAACGGCCTCAACGGAGAAGGGTTTGGGGATGTAGGCATCTGCACCCGACGCCACACTCTGGTGGAATCCCTCTGCATCAGCTCTTGCCGTTAAAACAATCACCGGAATCGCTCTGAATACCTTGGACTGACGAAATTTTTCTATGAATTGCCAACCATCCATGATCGGCATCATCACATCCGTAATCACCAAATCTGGAAGTTTTGACTTGGCCAAAAGAAGTGCCTCCTCTCCATTCTTTGCACTTACTACACGATAACAGTCAGAAAAATAGTGGACAAGCAGCCCTGCAATGTCTTCATTGTCTTCTACAATCAAAATGAGGGGCTTATGGTCAGACACTGCTTTAGATTCTTCTTTCACCTCCTTCCCCGCTTGTTCTTGAGCAACTTGTGTGACAGACAAGACCTTGGTTTCGTCACTCTTGATTTTTATGGGCAAGGTCAATGTGAAGGTGGAGCCAACACCACGTTCGCTTTCTACAACCAAGTCCCCTTGCATCGCTTTAGACAATTCTTTGGACAAGGACAAGCCAATTCCAGTTCCTGTTGAATCTGCATGTTCCGGAGAGCGGTAATACCACGAAAAAATTTGAGCTAACTCTTCCTTTTTAATTCCCGCACCTTGATCAGTGACCGAAATCTGTAACGTATTTTCCTTTGTAAAAACCTTAACACTTACGGTGACAATAGAATTGGCAGGGCTATAGTTCAGCGCATTTTGAATAATATTCGATAAAATGGTATGGATCTTTCCAATATCTACCTCTGCAATAATTTCGTGTTCAGGCATGTCTAAACGAAGTTCAATTTTTTTCATTTCTGCCATACCTTTAAAATTACCATAAATCCAATCTTTTAGAATACTAACTATCGAAAATTCGTGTAAATCAAGTTGAATCATTCCCGCTTCTAAACGTGCGATTTGAAGAATCTGGTTCACCAATTCTAAAACCCTATTTCCATTATTAAGTGCTGTTTTAAACAACCAAATATCGGATGTAGAAAGTTTATCTTCGTACTTATTTAAAAAAATACGTATCGGTTCCGTAATAACTGTTA is a genomic window of Rhodothermia bacterium containing:
- a CDS encoding tail fiber protein: MEEYIGEIRMFAGSYEPKNWMWCDGRTLQIRDYQALFSIIGTIYGGDGVSTFNLPNLKGRTPIGALGQYPIGMSLGSDTVTLTPDNMPSHTHAATAKVKVSGQAAAQSSPKDAYWAKNAGDLEYGASPTTGATIATDAATTTLGPTGQGKPFGIQQPYMIIGFMIAVQGNYPPRS
- a CDS encoding response regulator produces the protein MNEIKSRLFINVAHEIRTPLTVITEPIRIFLNKYEDKLSTSDIWLFKTALNNGNRVLELVNQILQIARLEAGMIQLDLHEFSIVSILKDWIYGNFKGMAEMKKIELRLDMPEHEIIAEVDIGKIHTILSNIIQNALNYSPANSIVTVSVKVFTKENTLQISVTDQGAGIKKEELAQIFSWYYRSPEHADSTGTGIGLSLSKELSKAMQGDLVVESERGVGSTFTLTLPIKIKSDETKVLSVTQVAQEQAGKEVKEESKAVSDHKPLILIVEDNEDIAGLLVHYFSDCYRVVSAKNGEEALLLAKSKLPDLVITDVMMPIMDGWQFIEKFRQSKVFRAIPVIVLTARADAEGFHQSVASGADAYIPKPFSVEAVALQVKNLLQLQAEIALNIQTHQILPSQEEATSKFTTDGHDDAMLEAFNAYVLGHLDQPDLDVNAIAEHLGMSRSVLFRRLSNLIHTSPKQYITRLRMEQAMKLLKAGVPVVQVTFAVGYQSHAGFSKAFKSHFGISPSEV
- a CDS encoding phage tail protein encodes the protein MEPLLGEIRMFAGNFAPEGWAICDGRKLPIRQNQALFSLLGNAFGGDGTTDFALPDLRGRAPMHIGNGHQRAEAKGDASIAFNNSHVPLHTHPVESQTPPLLAAAPNAPTNGTIGVKCKDTAGGTLTQMPDKAYPGNASFSKNDNCYAMTRDAADYLGANATTVDVSTEGGKKPVNNMIPSLSVCFIIALKGIYPPRS